One stretch of Lysobacter sp. TY2-98 DNA includes these proteins:
- a CDS encoding tryptophan 7-halogenase yields the protein MDTTIDSDVVILGGGLAGLTLALQLKRRDDSLRITVLERHRHPVREGAFKVGESTVEIGGHYFAHVLGLREHLDSAQIRKFGFRFFFSDGEFELDRCTELGVSRLLPTISWQIDRGRFENFLTDHVRAQGIDVRDGAIVRNFDLATDGAPHSVRYECDGATHELTARWVVDASGRAGLIKRKLDLAETNAHNANSAWWRVSGLLDPRDWSIDPDWLGRCTPPDRWRSTNHMCGEGYWFWLIPLSSNQHSVGIVCDGDLHPLETMNTHAKAMDWLHRHQPRVAAMLESGTHELQDFMFMRHFSHGAKQVFSGDRWALTGEAGVFLDPFYSPGSDFIAISNTYITEMILADRARKPITAMASLYQQLYFSFYENTMTLYQDQYRLFGDAQVMPLKVIWDYTYYWSLLGPLFFSGYLTSPQVLGQLRALFGEARTLNLGMQALLRRWGELNAARGDTAPLDGRLLDQYKIPWFYELNRQLGDPLEPDAFVARMRSDIARMHDLAAEMLLHGRREHPTLGDAGLELVLGGHPAPAEPLLSPVWYAEAATADAAA from the coding sequence ATGGATACCACTATCGACTCGGATGTCGTCATTCTGGGCGGCGGCCTCGCCGGCCTGACGCTCGCGCTGCAGCTCAAGCGTCGCGACGACTCGCTGCGCATCACCGTGCTCGAACGCCATCGCCACCCCGTGCGCGAGGGCGCGTTCAAGGTCGGCGAATCCACCGTCGAGATCGGCGGCCACTATTTCGCCCACGTGCTCGGCCTGCGCGAGCACCTCGACAGCGCGCAGATCCGCAAGTTCGGCTTCCGCTTCTTTTTCAGCGACGGCGAGTTCGAACTCGACCGCTGCACGGAGCTCGGCGTCAGCCGCCTGCTGCCGACCATCTCGTGGCAGATCGACCGCGGGCGCTTCGAGAATTTCCTGACCGATCACGTGCGCGCGCAGGGCATCGACGTGCGCGACGGCGCGATCGTGCGCAACTTCGACCTCGCCACCGACGGCGCGCCGCACAGCGTGCGCTACGAATGCGACGGCGCGACGCATGAACTCACCGCGCGCTGGGTCGTCGATGCCTCCGGTCGCGCGGGGCTGATCAAGCGCAAGCTCGATCTCGCCGAGACCAATGCGCACAACGCGAACTCGGCCTGGTGGCGCGTCTCGGGCCTGCTCGATCCGCGCGACTGGTCGATCGATCCGGACTGGCTCGGCCGCTGCACGCCGCCCGATCGCTGGCGCTCGACCAACCACATGTGCGGCGAGGGCTACTGGTTCTGGCTGATCCCGCTGTCGTCGAACCAGCATTCGGTCGGCATCGTCTGCGACGGCGACCTGCATCCGCTGGAGACGATGAATACGCACGCCAAGGCGATGGACTGGCTGCATCGTCATCAGCCGCGCGTCGCCGCGATGCTGGAATCGGGTACGCACGAGCTGCAGGACTTCATGTTCATGCGCCACTTCTCGCATGGCGCGAAGCAGGTGTTCTCGGGCGATCGCTGGGCGCTCACCGGCGAGGCCGGTGTCTTCCTCGACCCGTTCTATTCGCCGGGCAGCGATTTCATCGCGATCTCCAACACCTACATCACCGAGATGATCCTGGCCGATCGCGCGCGCAAGCCGATCACCGCGATGGCCTCGCTGTACCAGCAGCTCTACTTCTCGTTCTACGAGAACACGATGACGCTGTACCAGGATCAGTACCGCCTGTTCGGCGATGCGCAGGTCATGCCGCTGAAGGTGATCTGGGACTACACCTATTACTGGTCGCTGCTGGGGCCGCTGTTCTTCTCCGGCTACCTGACCTCGCCGCAGGTACTGGGTCAGTTGCGCGCGCTGTTCGGCGAAGCGCGCACGCTCAATCTCGGCATGCAGGCCCTGCTGCGCAGATGGGGCGAACTCAATGCCGCGCGCGGCGACACCGCGCCGCTCGACGGCCGCCTGCTCGACCAGTACAAGATCCCGTGGTTCTACGAACTCAATCGCCAGCTCGGCGACCCGCTCGAGCCCGACGCGTTCGTCGCGCGCATGCGCAGTGACATCGCGCGCATGCACGACCTCGCGGCGGAGATGCTGCTGCACGGGCGACGCGAACACCCGACGCTGGGCGATGCGGGCCTCGAACTCGTGCTCGGCGGCCACCCGGCACCGGCCGAGCCGTTGCTGTCGCCGGTCTGGTACGCGGAAGCCGCGACCGCCGATGCAGCCGCGTAG
- the fabG gene encoding 3-oxoacyl-ACP reductase FabG: MTLRRALVTGGSGDLGGAIARRLAAQGAHVIVHANGRLERAQAVVDAIRADGGSAEAVAFDVADADASGEAIARLLDAGAVQIVVNNAGIHDDAPLAGMSREQWTRVIDVSLHGFYNVTQPLLLPMARGRWGRIVSISSVAAVTGNRGQANYAAAKAALHGASKSLAREMASRGITVNVVAPGVIEGTMANDAFPIETIKQIVPAARAGRPEEVAALVGFLCGDDAGYVTGQVIGINGGMA; the protein is encoded by the coding sequence ATGACCCTTCGACGCGCACTCGTGACCGGCGGCAGCGGCGACCTTGGTGGCGCGATCGCGCGACGCCTCGCCGCGCAGGGCGCGCACGTGATCGTTCATGCGAATGGGCGACTGGAGCGGGCGCAGGCGGTGGTCGACGCGATTCGCGCGGACGGCGGCTCGGCCGAGGCAGTGGCGTTCGACGTCGCCGATGCCGACGCCAGTGGCGAGGCGATCGCGCGCCTGCTCGACGCCGGCGCGGTGCAGATCGTCGTCAACAACGCCGGCATCCACGACGACGCGCCGCTGGCGGGCATGTCGCGCGAGCAATGGACGCGGGTGATCGATGTGTCGCTGCATGGCTTCTACAACGTGACGCAGCCCTTGCTGTTGCCGATGGCGCGCGGGCGCTGGGGCCGCATCGTCAGCATCTCGTCGGTGGCGGCGGTCACGGGCAACCGTGGGCAGGCCAACTACGCGGCGGCGAAGGCGGCGCTGCACGGCGCGTCGAAGTCGTTGGCGCGCGAGATGGCGAGCCGCGGCATCACGGTGAACGTGGTGGCGCCGGGCGTGATCGAAGGCACGATGGCGAACGACGCGTTCCCGATCGAGACGATCAAGCAGATCGTGCCGGCCGCGCGTGCGGGTCGCCCCGAGGAAGTCGCCGCGTTGGTGGGCTTTCTCTGCGGCGACGACGCGGGCTACGTCACCGGGCAGGTGATCGGCATCAACGGCGGCATGGCGTAA
- a CDS encoding GAF domain-containing protein, producing MSERQRQRDLDTYRIVDSLPETAYDDVVRIAARICDAPVATMSLIDRDRQWFKSRVGIESTETSREVAFCDHAVREPQLLMEVPDAMHDPRFRDNPEVTGGIGIRFYAGMPLVTPNGTAVGTVCVIDRRPRELDEGQRDALAALARITMNLLESRRQLLEAEITAALQPPAPVDGAHHGASHYSVVIVELQGYSRVVSQRGHRIVEQTLQQCSQALERLLKPGEALNRVSGAPEFVLTLNGDVDAERLQAIERVANASATMLGTDAVAAAASSMSPKESPLTVFGRADEELTRRKTERIDVAAASVEPALMRH from the coding sequence ATGTCCGAACGCCAGCGCCAGCGCGACCTCGATACCTACCGCATCGTCGACTCGCTGCCGGAAACCGCCTACGACGACGTCGTGCGAATCGCCGCACGCATCTGCGACGCCCCTGTCGCGACCATGTCGCTGATCGATCGCGACCGCCAGTGGTTCAAGTCGCGCGTCGGCATCGAATCGACGGAAACCTCGCGCGAGGTGGCGTTCTGCGACCACGCCGTGCGCGAACCGCAGCTGCTGATGGAAGTGCCCGACGCCATGCATGACCCGCGCTTCCGGGACAACCCGGAAGTGACCGGCGGCATCGGCATCCGCTTCTACGCCGGCATGCCGCTGGTCACGCCGAACGGCACCGCGGTAGGCACGGTCTGTGTGATCGACCGCCGCCCGCGCGAACTCGACGAAGGCCAGCGCGACGCACTGGCGGCGCTCGCACGCATCACCATGAACCTGCTGGAGTCGCGCCGGCAGCTGCTCGAAGCCGAGATCACCGCCGCGCTGCAGCCGCCCGCACCGGTCGATGGCGCGCACCACGGCGCGTCGCACTACTCGGTGGTGATCGTCGAGCTGCAGGGCTATTCGCGCGTGGTGTCGCAGCGCGGGCATCGCATCGTCGAGCAGACGCTGCAGCAGTGCAGCCAGGCGCTCGAACGCCTGCTGAAACCCGGCGAAGCGCTGAATCGCGTGAGTGGCGCGCCGGAATTCGTGCTCACGCTCAATGGCGACGTCGACGCCGAACGCCTGCAGGCGATCGAACGCGTCGCCAATGCATCGGCGACCATGCTCGGCACCGATGCGGTCGCCGCCGCGGCGTCCAGCATGTCGCCGAAGGAAAGTCCGCTCACCGTGTTCGGCCGCGCGGACGAGGAGCTGACGCGTCGCAAGACCGAGCGTATCGATGTGGCCGCTGCGAGCGTCGAACCGGCATTGATGCGCCACTGA
- a CDS encoding phosphotransferase, with protein MCLWQRVVEADERRIALQAFDHVDAAHPLRHRDRLHAVHLAEYGAQAMAVHGGLLGQAAGLAPRPGLLVALRGVTLHRDRIDDLDGPLDGEAELLVDSDTGAQYAFVIRHAGDVIAEGRAAVIHP; from the coding sequence ATGTGCCTGTGGCAGCGTGTGGTCGAGGCGGACGAACGCCGGATCGCACTGCAGGCGTTCGACCACGTCGATGCCGCGCATCCGCTGCGCCATCGCGATCGCCTGCATGCGGTGCACCTCGCCGAGTACGGCGCGCAGGCGATGGCGGTGCACGGCGGACTGCTCGGTCAGGCCGCGGGGCTCGCGCCGCGGCCCGGGCTGCTGGTCGCGCTCCGCGGCGTCACTCTGCATCGCGATCGCATCGATGATCTGGACGGCCCGCTCGACGGCGAAGCCGAGCTGCTGGTCGACAGCGACACCGGCGCGCAGTACGCGTTCGTGATCCGCCACGCCGGCGACGTCATCGCCGAAGGCCGCGCCGCGGTGATCCATCCGTAA
- a CDS encoding MMPL family transporter, with protein sequence MSDGRSLTPRLRLLLAFVWLALLALLGWAASRTLDLGGDLRKFMPAPQTPAQHFLIDELGEGPGSRLLLLAIDGGTADQRTAQSHALAAKLRTTKGIALVANGDADLSAIPERLRPYRYLLSDAPSTGGLGAATLGDELQQRVADLGSPMASMIEPVIERDPTLEILKLASQWEPAASPQKADGVWVSRDASRALLAVQTTAAGFDPKGQEAAVGAIHAAFDAVRGKTPTHLVMTGPGAFAVEVAGRTQHEAGLIGTVDSICFFLLLWVAYRSWKAPLLGGLPLATAGLTGLAAVAFAFDGVHGITVAFGFTLIGVAQDYPIHLFSHQRPGLSPWTSAKALWPTLGTGVASTCIAYMTFLVSGVDGLRQLAVFTIVGLGSAAIAARFLLPGLIDPAPRDVADSRRLRALWARIARWPRLGVVSGLVLAAVLLAALRFAPGAFWENDLSKLTPVPAAALQQDAQLRNELGAPDVRYLVTIEGRDVESVLQASERLIPTLDALRAKHAIAGYDLAARYVPSAATQRARQARLPDDATLRHDLGTALASSPFVADAFEGFVEDVATARSAKPLTPADLDGTPLASAVEGLMLQRPGGTTALVTLTGLNDPMVVSRELQGTGAQLMDLKDASESLVAAYRGRVLWALALAAVLLIATVFVALRTPRHVLRVLAPMALTTLLILAVLRVFGVELNLFHLVALILAAGLGLDYALFFDHAGDDPDEQVRALHAIIVCSLTTLLVFLLLGLSTIPVLRAIGLPVAIGVGSNFVLALLIVRHDSVERTA encoded by the coding sequence TGCTGTTGCTCGCGATCGATGGGGGCACCGCCGACCAGCGCACCGCGCAGTCGCACGCACTCGCCGCGAAGCTGCGCACGACGAAGGGCATCGCGCTCGTCGCGAACGGGGATGCGGACCTGTCCGCGATTCCCGAACGCCTCCGGCCATATCGCTATCTGCTTTCCGATGCGCCCTCCACCGGCGGCCTCGGCGCGGCCACGCTGGGCGACGAACTGCAGCAGCGCGTCGCCGACCTCGGCTCGCCGATGGCGTCGATGATCGAGCCGGTGATCGAACGCGATCCCACGCTGGAGATCCTCAAACTCGCCTCGCAGTGGGAGCCCGCCGCGTCACCGCAGAAGGCCGATGGCGTGTGGGTCAGCCGCGATGCGTCCCGCGCGCTGCTCGCCGTGCAGACGACGGCCGCGGGCTTCGATCCCAAGGGCCAGGAAGCCGCGGTCGGCGCGATCCATGCCGCGTTCGATGCGGTGCGCGGCAAGACGCCGACGCATCTCGTCATGACCGGCCCCGGCGCGTTCGCGGTGGAAGTGGCCGGACGCACGCAGCATGAGGCCGGGTTGATCGGCACGGTCGACTCCATCTGCTTCTTCCTGCTGCTGTGGGTCGCGTACCGCTCGTGGAAGGCGCCGCTGCTCGGCGGCCTGCCCCTCGCGACTGCTGGTCTTACCGGTCTCGCCGCGGTCGCATTCGCGTTCGACGGCGTGCACGGCATCACCGTCGCGTTCGGGTTCACCCTGATCGGCGTCGCGCAGGACTATCCGATCCATCTCTTCAGCCACCAGCGTCCCGGTCTCTCGCCGTGGACGAGCGCGAAGGCGCTGTGGCCGACGCTCGGCACGGGCGTCGCGTCGACCTGCATCGCCTACATGACGTTCCTGGTATCGGGCGTCGACGGCCTGCGCCAGCTCGCGGTGTTCACCATCGTGGGTCTGGGCAGCGCGGCGATCGCCGCACGCTTCCTGCTGCCGGGCCTGATCGATCCCGCGCCGCGCGATGTCGCGGATTCGCGGCGTCTGCGTGCGCTGTGGGCGCGGATCGCGCGCTGGCCGCGGCTCGGCGTCGTTTCCGGTCTCGTGCTGGCGGCAGTCTTGCTCGCCGCGCTGAGGTTCGCACCCGGCGCGTTCTGGGAAAACGACCTGTCCAAGCTCACGCCGGTGCCGGCCGCGGCGTTGCAGCAGGATGCGCAGCTGCGCAACGAACTCGGCGCGCCGGACGTACGCTATCTCGTCACGATCGAGGGTCGCGACGTCGAGTCCGTGCTGCAGGCCAGCGAACGCCTGATCCCGACGCTGGACGCGTTGCGTGCGAAACATGCGATCGCCGGCTACGACCTCGCCGCGCGTTACGTGCCGAGCGCCGCGACGCAGCGCGCGCGCCAGGCGCGACTTCCCGATGACGCCACGCTGCGCCACGACCTTGGCACCGCGCTCGCGTCGAGTCCGTTCGTGGCCGACGCGTTCGAAGGCTTCGTCGAGGACGTCGCCACCGCGCGCAGCGCGAAGCCGCTCACGCCGGCCGATCTCGACGGCACGCCGCTCGCAAGCGCCGTCGAAGGCCTGATGCTGCAGCGCCCCGGCGGCACGACGGCGCTGGTCACGCTGACCGGGCTCAACGATCCGATGGTGGTCTCACGCGAGTTGCAGGGCACCGGCGCGCAGCTGATGGACCTCAAGGACGCCTCGGAATCGCTGGTCGCCGCGTATCGCGGCCGCGTGCTGTGGGCGCTTGCGCTGGCCGCGGTGCTGCTGATCGCGACGGTGTTCGTCGCGCTGCGCACGCCGCGTCACGTGCTGCGCGTGCTCGCGCCGATGGCGCTGACCACGCTGTTGATCCTCGCGGTGCTGCGCGTGTTCGGCGTCGAGCTCAACCTGTTCCACTTGGTCGCGCTGATTCTCGCCGCGGGGCTGGGCCTCGACTACGCGCTGTTCTTCGACCACGCGGGCGACGATCCCGACGAGCAGGTGCGCGCCCTGCACGCGATCATCGTCTGCTCGCTGACCACGCTGCTGGTGTTCCTGCTGCTCGGCCTGTCGACGATCCCAGTACTGCGTGCGATCGGTCTGCCGGTCGCGATCGGCGTGGGATCGAACTTCGTGCTCGCGTTGCTGATCGTCCGCCACGACAGCGTGGAGCGCACGGCGTGA